The Leadbetterella byssophila DSM 17132 DNA window ATTCGTCAATCCAGTGAACCCGTGCCTTTTCCAATGAATTTTGGAGGGCCTATCGGAGAAGCTTAAAACAAAATTGAGATAGATTGCCTAAATTTGTATTAGGCAATCTATTCTCTTTTATGACTCAATTCTTTCAAAAGGAAATCAAACTCAAACCCTATAAACGAGGCTTCCACCTTATCACTGAACAAGTGACGAATGCCTTGCCGGAAATCTCTCAAATCCAGATAGGTTTTCTACACATTTTCCTCAAGCATACTTCTGCTAGCATCACCATAAACGAGAATTTTGATCCAACTGTCCGCGCAGATTTTGAAGCTCATTTCAATGCTTCCGTACCCGAAAATGCACCCTATTATCAACATAATTATGAAGGAGCAGATGATATGCCTGGCCATCTGAAATCTTCTATCTTGGGAAATTCCCTACAAATACCCATCACAGAGGGGAAATTAAATCTGGGAAGATGGCAAGGTATCTATTTAGGAGAACATCGGAATTATGATACCGGAAGGAAGTTAGTTTTGACGGCTTGGGGAAATATAAAATAAGCCCCCAAGTACTTACTTCTTGGGAGCTTATCTCTCTTTAAAATCGTATTTTTTATAATTCTTTAATACGAATATTCTTGAACCAAACGGTGTCTCCATGTCCTTGTAAAGAGATCTTACCTTTGGCATGAGGAGTAGCATATGGCCAGCTTTTGAATTTGCTTTTAGCAATGTCTTCTACCCATTTAGGACTTGCATATTCATATTCAATTACCTTCTTCCCATTTAACCAATGCTCCACTTTATTGTTCAAGATCTTGATCTTACCCTTGTTCCATTCCCCTGCAGGCTTCACAGCACTTAAATCAGAAGGTGCGTATACATCATAATTACCTCCAGTTTTATGTACATCTTTTGGAGTACTTGGATAATTAACATCATCAATGATCTGATACTCCGGACCATAGATATAAGGTTGTTCCTTTTCCTTCTGCTTATCTTGCACCTTATAGATCACACCCGAATTACCTTTTGGAGAAACTTTGAATTCAAATTCTAGTTCGAAGTTTTCATACTCTTTCTTTGTCACCAAATCTCCACCTTTACCATCTGTTGTCAATTCTCCATTGACCACTGACCAGCCAGCCGTACTATTTCCGTCATTTACATTCCAAGAATACCAATGTTCCAAGGATTTTCCATCAAATAGTTTAACCCACTTGTTCTTCTGCGCAAAACTTGTATTTGCGACTAGCGCAGCCATAATTAAGACTAAAATTCTCATAGTTATTAGGTTTTTTATTGTTCAAATTTAAAGGTAATCGCCGCATCCTTAGCTAATTTATCCAAAGATTTTTTAGGAATAAATACTCGGGTTAATTCCCCCTCTTGCTGCCATTTCACCGGGATATTTCCATCTAGGATGAACATCTTACTCCCTTTTTTAGGCGCATTTCCTTTCCAAGACACCTCTTCTGTCAAAGGTTCATTATTTAAACGAATAGCAAACCTCCTCTGATCTTTGGCACGGGTAAAATAAAAATGTTCGTACTTGAACTGATCTACTGTCCTCGTTTCATAAATGCCCTCTCCGTTCCTTTCTAACCACTTTCCTATCTCTTTTAATCTCTCCAACTGTACCGGTAAAAATTCCCCTTCAGGTGTAGGTCCCACTCCTAGCAACAAGTTTCCTCCCTTAGACACAATTTCCACAAGGGTCTTGATAGCCCACTCAGCGCTCTTAAACTGATCTCCGGGTACATAACTCCAAGCACCTCCTAAAGTTATGCAACTCTCCCAAGGATCCTCAGATTTCGTACTCGGAATACCTTGTTCAGGAGTTCTGTAGTTTTCAAATTCACCGTGTACTGTTCTGTCCACTACCAATATGCCCGGTTGATTCGCTCTGGCTATTTGTGCTACCTTTGGCATATCAATTTCCTGGTCGAAATCTGGAATGGGTGCACCCCAACTTAATACTTCCTCCGTGACCGTATTTCTTGGTCTCACCCAGCCTCCATCTAACCACAAGATATCAACCGGACCGTACTCGGAAGTTAACTCGTTAATCTGACCATGCGTAAATTCTTTAAATTTATTCCATCTCCAAGGATGCTTTCTGATATCATAATTGACATTCCTGTCAGGAGTAGCATATTTATCCCACCAAAAGTACTGTGAATGCCAATCAGGCTTGGAAAAATACGCCCCAATCATCATACCTTCCTTTCTGAAAGCTTCAAATACATGTTGGGTAACGTTCGCGCGTGGATGATTTCTAAATGGCCCTGAAGTGATTTTGAAGTCCGTCCACTTGGTATCAAACATGGAAAATCCATCGTGATGCTTAGTTGTAAAAACTAAGTATTTCATACCTGCCTCTTTCGCTGCAGATGCCCATTGTTCAGGATTAAATTTGATGGGATTAAATTTTTCGCTTTGCGACCAATACCACCGCTTGTAATCGTCATATCTGATAGTACTGTCTCTTTCTATCCAATCTTCATTGCAGATGCTCCAACTTTCTATGATCCCAGGTACAGCATAAATACCCCAATGGATGATCATTCCAAATTTCTGATCTCTCCATTTTTCAAGCTTTTCCGCTACTAATGGGTCTGTGGGATAGGTATAGGAAGTGGATACCGGATGTAAGGTGTTTTGAGCCTTCAAAGTGAAAGCAAAGAAAAGTAAGTAAATGCAGATCCTCATAGTTTATGTTTAGAGACATAATATTAAGAAATAAAATCGAGCCATTTTAAAAAAAAGTGAGGTCCTCAGGACAAAATATGCATTGAAATGCGTTGTTTTGCATGTGCTATTTCTAAAAAATATCTTCTTTGAGAAAATTATTCATTCCCTTGATATTTTGTCCCATTGCAGTTTTTTCGCAGTGGAATAGTCGTTATACCCAAGGGTATTTCGTAGAACTAGGCGGTTTCAGCAAAGGTGCCGGAATCAATTACCACCGCATGTTCTATCCTACGAAAAAATCCTTTGTTTCCGGTAGTATCGGATTATCCTATGTATGGGGTGCAAGTTCAATCCCTAACGAACCCAATCCCTTTGGATATGAAAACAGTGGACTAGGTATTCCAGTAACCTTGACTTATAATTATTTCATTGGTCATATAGATCATGAAATAGCGGAATTATTCAATACCAGTTGCTACAAAAGACCCCCAAAAGTTTTAATAGATTGGTTTGCGGAAGCCGGAGCAGGCGCCGTTCCCGCCTTCTATAATCGTAATTCCAATGAGCAAAATAGAGTAGTGCCTCACGGGTATTTAGGCATTAGAACTCAAGTGAAAAAGGTTAGACCATACAAAGAAAACGACTTGGTACTTTTTGCCAGAATGGGAGTTTCACCTTTCTATTATAGGCAAAACCTGCACATGTCTTCTCTAGGTTCAGTTAGTTTTTCTCTGGGCTGGGGTTTCTGATTATTTCTGTGTACAAAGTTTGTCCCCTCAGTCTTCTAAAGACCTGAGCTAGAACTACTACATCCTCCATACAATAGTGGATAATATCTGTAATCCTATCTTCCAAATAATATGCTGCATTTACCTTAGACCCATCTAAGCTGCCTTTACTCCCCTCAATTCCTAAAACGGCAGCCAATAAATCCAAAGAAGTGAAGTGCTTATAATCCCCAAATTTCCACATTTCCAAAGTATCTAAATGTGGTATTTCCCAAGGTTTCTTTCCACTCATCTGGAGAACATCAGGTAAGGGTATTCCGTGTATGATCATTCGCCTGCACAAATAAGGGAAATCAAATTCCTTTCCATTATGAGCACATAAAATCAATCTCTTCCCTGCCGGATGTCTTTCTATTAATTCCTTAAACTGTAGAAGTAAAGTCCTTTCATCTTCATGATAAAGACAACTAACCTTCAGATCCCCAGAGGTTTCACCTCCTACCCCAATACAAATAATCTTACCAAATTCAGCGAAAATGGCTGCCCGTTCTACATATACATCTTCCACAGGTTCAGCTCTTTTCATATGCTGAACTTTCTTTTGCCAATGCTCTTGTAAACGTTCCGGTAGGTCGTTAAAATCCTCTGTTAAGGATACAGTTTCTATATCCAAAAAGAGAATATCCTTCATTTATAATCCAAATTGAGCTGAAATCTCAAGCATCCTGTCAATTGGCTTACGCGCATCTCTGATGGTAGACTCAGGAAGAATGATCTCCGGAGATTCATCTCTCATACAGAGATATAATTTCTCCATGGTATTCAACTTCATATGAGGACAATCTGCACATGAAGCACAGTACGTACCATTTCTCTCCGTAGCAGCCACATGAAAAATCTTGTCCGGATTAGCTTTTTGCATCTGATGCAAAATACCCGTCTCAGTAGCTATGATGAATTCCTTCTCCGGACTGTTTATAGTATATTTCAATAAACCGGTAGTAGAACCTATATAATCAGCATGCTCTAAAACCGCATTTACGCTCTCTGGATGCGCCAGAAGCTTGGCATTGGGGTACTTGTTCCTCATCTCCTCAATTAGGCGAGCAGAGAAGGTTTCATGCACCATACATGCCCCATCCCATAAGATCATATTTCTACCGGTAACCTTGTTCAAATATGCTCCTAAATTCTTATCAGGTGCAAAGATGATTTGTTGATCTTCCGGTACACTTTCCACAATCTTAACTGCATTTGTACTGGTACAAACAATATCTGTTAAGGTTTTAAGCTCCGCAGAACAATTGACGTAGGATATCACTAATGCATCCGGATACTGTTCTTTAAAAGCCATGAATTTATCAGCCGGAGCAGACTCTTCTAAAGAACATCCTGCATTAAAATCAGGAAGTACTACCTTCTTCTGTGGCGAGAGTATCTTAGCCGTCTCTGCCATAAATCTCACACCGGCAAAAACGATCATATCTGCTTCCGTTTTCGCAGCTTCCTGAGATAACCCAAGACTGTCACCTATATAATCTGCTACATCCTGAATATCTGCTGTTTGATAATAATGCGCTAGAATCACCGCATTTTTCTCCTTTTTCAGTCTTTGTATCTCTTCAACCAAATCTTTCATCTGCCCAATAATTAAACTTTCACCTGCAATAATACGTCCTATTTGCGGCTAAAAAAACTCTTTTTCTTCTAGTGAATTAATTTATATAATCTCCACGTAATTCTCTGAATCTTACCCTGGATTGGGCACTAAAGACACTGCCAGGATAATCCGTCAAAACCTTTCTATACAGGCTCATAGCCTTCTCTTTATCCTTTAAATTTTCCTCAGTAACTCGTGCCAAAAGATAGAGCGCATCATCTGCCAGTATATCCTGATGAAATTCACTTACTAAGATTTCTAGATCCTTTATGGCTTCTTCTATCTTATTCACTTTTAGTAGAGTATTGGCTCTTAACCAGAGAATTTCATCTGCTAAGGCATGAGATTTATAGTCTTTCCACAAAACACTCAAAGTATCTAAACCTTGTTGATATTTGTTTTGGAATATTAACAAATCAGCCCTTGAAAAGCGTTCCAGTGCTACCTCTGAAGTATCTAATCCGGTGTTATCTTCAATAAGCAAACTCAGTTGCATAGCATCATTTGAAATCTCTTTTGAAGTTGCTTTTTTTAATACATCCAAAATATCTCTGGACAGTTCAAATTGACCAGTATAATACTGCAACTTTGCGTTCTTCAGTCGAGCCAATTCACCCAAATTATCCTCTTTCTGAGACTTTTCTACTTGCATATACAACAAAGTAGACTCCCAGGGTTCATCCCTAAGTAAGTAGATATCACCCATATCTAACTTACACTGATCTCTGAACTTAGGATTTCCATGAACGGTATTAACCGCTGTCTCTAAAGTAGATACGGCCTCTGTATAATCATGTAAATAAAAAGCTTGCAGTAAAGCCATGTTTCGCATGGCCTCAGAAGTTTTAATATTATGGCCTAGTTCCTGTATCATTTTCTGATACTGCGCTATTAAATCCCGGATGGCTTCTTCTTCAATGGGAAAAGTAGTTTTCACTAATTCCTCTTTGCTTTTTATCATCCAAGTACGGGCATAAGGATATAGATCTGAATCGGGATACTCGTCCATAATATACTGATACATTCGCGCTGCGCTCTTATAATCCTTAGAAATGTAACTCTGGTAGGCCAACTCAAAGATCTTCGCTCCACCCAGGTTTAAACGCTTATCCATGGCTCTCGCCTGCGTGAACGCTCTAGGGAAATCCCCTTTTTGTGCAAACCACCAAACCAAAAGATCCGTATAGAAGGTCTCATTAGGTTCATTCTGGATCTTTTGAAAAAGTAAATCCTCTATATATTTAATTTCTTCTTCCGTCACAAAGGAATCCTGTATTGCCGACTTTACATAATCCGGATTATTTTGCCTCTTGCCAAATCCCATGGCTTCCTCCACCATTTTATCTTTCTGATTTAAGACATTGTAGGTTCTGGCAAGTACATTATCGTACTTAAACGGTATTTTGGATACTTCTCTATCTTTAAGAATTAGTTTTACTATCCATTCCAATTTCTGATTACGATAGAAGAAATTATATACCTCGAAAAACTTATTATCTGTACCCGCTGCTTGCTCTATAATCTTTTCAAACTCTTTTGCGGCCAAATCCTTTTTTCCACTAGCCTCATACACCTCTGCTAAATCTGCCTGGTAAGTGAGAGTAGTTCCGAATCTGCTTACTTGTTGTTTAATGAACCGTTCCGCAGAAGTAAAGTCACGCAACTTCATCAAAGTGGCTACATATTCATTATGTATCAAGTTGGCATACTTCTTATCCTCCGATAATTTTTTATAAATCTCAGCAGCTTTCTCATATTCCCCCTGTGAGAAATACGCGTAGGCCATCTCCACCTCCTGCCCCTTGCAAAAACCAAGCGACAACAAGATCAATAAAAAACTATACACTATAGACCTGCACATGCTAA harbors:
- a CDS encoding secondary thiamine-phosphate synthase enzyme YjbQ, with product MTQFFQKEIKLKPYKRGFHLITEQVTNALPEISQIQIGFLHIFLKHTSASITINENFDPTVRADFEAHFNASVPENAPYYQHNYEGADDMPGHLKSSILGNSLQIPITEGKLNLGRWQGIYLGEHRNYDTGRKLVLTAWGNIK
- a CDS encoding 3-keto-disaccharide hydrolase: MRILVLIMAALVANTSFAQKNKWVKLFDGKSLEHWYSWNVNDGNSTAGWSVVNGELTTDGKGGDLVTKKEYENFELEFEFKVSPKGNSGVIYKVQDKQKEKEQPYIYGPEYQIIDDVNYPSTPKDVHKTGGNYDVYAPSDLSAVKPAGEWNKGKIKILNNKVEHWLNGKKVIEYEYASPKWVEDIAKSKFKSWPYATPHAKGKISLQGHGDTVWFKNIRIKEL
- a CDS encoding alpha-L-fucosidase, whose protein sequence is MRICIYLLFFAFTLKAQNTLHPVSTSYTYPTDPLVAEKLEKWRDQKFGMIIHWGIYAVPGIIESWSICNEDWIERDSTIRYDDYKRWYWSQSEKFNPIKFNPEQWASAAKEAGMKYLVFTTKHHDGFSMFDTKWTDFKITSGPFRNHPRANVTQHVFEAFRKEGMMIGAYFSKPDWHSQYFWWDKYATPDRNVNYDIRKHPWRWNKFKEFTHGQINELTSEYGPVDILWLDGGWVRPRNTVTEEVLSWGAPIPDFDQEIDMPKVAQIARANQPGILVVDRTVHGEFENYRTPEQGIPSTKSEDPWESCITLGGAWSYVPGDQFKSAEWAIKTLVEIVSKGGNLLLGVGPTPEGEFLPVQLERLKEIGKWLERNGEGIYETRTVDQFKYEHFYFTRAKDQRRFAIRLNNEPLTEEVSWKGNAPKKGSKMFILDGNIPVKWQQEGELTRVFIPKKSLDKLAKDAAITFKFEQ
- a CDS encoding 3'-5' exonuclease, coding for MKDILFLDIETVSLTEDFNDLPERLQEHWQKKVQHMKRAEPVEDVYVERAAIFAEFGKIICIGVGGETSGDLKVSCLYHEDERTLLLQFKELIERHPAGKRLILCAHNGKEFDFPYLCRRMIIHGIPLPDVLQMSGKKPWEIPHLDTLEMWKFGDYKHFTSLDLLAAVLGIEGSKGSLDGSKVNAAYYLEDRITDIIHYCMEDVVVLAQVFRRLRGQTLYTEIIRNPSPEKN
- the nadA gene encoding quinolinate synthase NadA translates to MKDLVEEIQRLKKEKNAVILAHYYQTADIQDVADYIGDSLGLSQEAAKTEADMIVFAGVRFMAETAKILSPQKKVVLPDFNAGCSLEESAPADKFMAFKEQYPDALVISYVNCSAELKTLTDIVCTSTNAVKIVESVPEDQQIIFAPDKNLGAYLNKVTGRNMILWDGACMVHETFSARLIEEMRNKYPNAKLLAHPESVNAVLEHADYIGSTTGLLKYTINSPEKEFIIATETGILHQMQKANPDKIFHVAATERNGTYCASCADCPHMKLNTMEKLYLCMRDESPEIILPESTIRDARKPIDRMLEISAQFGL
- a CDS encoding tetratricopeptide repeat protein; this translates as MCRSIVYSFLLILLSLGFCKGQEVEMAYAYFSQGEYEKAAEIYKKLSEDKKYANLIHNEYVATLMKLRDFTSAERFIKQQVSRFGTTLTYQADLAEVYEASGKKDLAAKEFEKIIEQAAGTDNKFFEVYNFFYRNQKLEWIVKLILKDREVSKIPFKYDNVLARTYNVLNQKDKMVEEAMGFGKRQNNPDYVKSAIQDSFVTEEEIKYIEDLLFQKIQNEPNETFYTDLLVWWFAQKGDFPRAFTQARAMDKRLNLGGAKIFELAYQSYISKDYKSAARMYQYIMDEYPDSDLYPYARTWMIKSKEELVKTTFPIEEEAIRDLIAQYQKMIQELGHNIKTSEAMRNMALLQAFYLHDYTEAVSTLETAVNTVHGNPKFRDQCKLDMGDIYLLRDEPWESTLLYMQVEKSQKEDNLGELARLKNAKLQYYTGQFELSRDILDVLKKATSKEISNDAMQLSLLIEDNTGLDTSEVALERFSRADLLIFQNKYQQGLDTLSVLWKDYKSHALADEILWLRANTLLKVNKIEEAIKDLEILVSEFHQDILADDALYLLARVTEENLKDKEKAMSLYRKVLTDYPGSVFSAQSRVRFRELRGDYIN